A genomic stretch from Lathyrus oleraceus cultivar Zhongwan6 chromosome 2, CAAS_Psat_ZW6_1.0, whole genome shotgun sequence includes:
- the LOC127123761 gene encoding uncharacterized protein LOC127123761, which produces MNQEDMIDFIQKHIIYRFGIAETVTTYQGSVFTGRKVQEFAKEMGFELLTSTPYYAQANGQVEAANKVIIGLIKKHVGKKPRNWHKTLDQILWACRTSPKETTESTPFWLTFGHDVILPVEIHLQSIRIQRHHEIPTESYWSVMLDKLVDLDEERLNALELLKQQKKRVENSYNKKVKIKSFLPEELVWKVILPMDRKDMTLGKWPLKWEGPFQILQVFSNGAYEIE; this is translated from the coding sequence ATGAATCAGGAAGATATGATCGATTTTATCCAGAAGCATattatttatagatttggaatcGCAGAGACTGTCACAACATATCAAGGATCAGTATTCACTGGTCGAAAGGTGCAAGAATTTGCTAAAGAAATGGGTTTCGAATTATTAACTTCAACGCCATATTATGCTCAGGCTAATGGACAAGTCGAAGCTGCTAATAAAGTGATAATTGGTTTGATTAAAAAGCATGTAGGGAAGAAGCCTAGAAATTGGCACAAAACTCTAGATCAGATTTTGTGGGCATGTCGTACCTCTCCCAAAGAAACCACTGAGTCGACCCCtttttggttgacttttggtcaTGATGTTATTTTACCAGTAGAGATTCACCTACAATCCATAAGGAttcaaaggcatcatgaaattcCAACAGAGTCATATTGGAGCGTGATGTTGGATAAATTAGTTGATCTAGATGAAGAAAGGTTAAATGCCTTGGAGTTATTAAAACAACAGAAGAAGAGAGTAGAGAACTCTTATAACAAGAAGGTGAAAATCAAAAGTTTTTTGCCTGAAGAGTTGGTCTGGAAAGtgatccttccaatggatcgaaaGGATATGACCTTAGGGAAGTGGCCTCTAAAATGGGAAGGCCCTTTTCAGATTTTGCAAGTATTTTCTAATGGTGCCTATGAAATTGAATAG